Proteins co-encoded in one Erwinia sp. genomic window:
- the ilvE gene encoding Branched-chain-amino-acid aminotransferase (ID:JIFNMEKO_02892;~source:Prodigal:2.6), whose product MTKKAEFIWFNGEMVKWEEAKVSVMSHALHYGTSVFEGIRCYDSHKGPVVFRHREHMQRLLDSAKIYRFPVKQDIEALMEACREVLRTNKLSSAYIRPLVFVGDVGLGVNPPDGYCTDVIIAAFPWGAYLGPEALEQGINAMVSSWNRVAPNTLPTAAKAGGNYLSSLLVGSEARRHGYQEGIALDTQGYISEGAGENLFEVKDGILFTPPFTSSALPGITRDAIIKLAQDLGIEVREQVLSRESLYLADEVFMSGTAAEITPVRSVDGIQVGEGKRGPITAKIQSAFFGLFTGETEDKWGWLDPVNP is encoded by the coding sequence ATGACTAAAAAAGCAGAATTCATCTGGTTTAATGGCGAGATGGTAAAGTGGGAAGAGGCGAAAGTGAGCGTTATGTCTCACGCCCTGCATTATGGTACCTCGGTATTTGAAGGTATTCGTTGCTATGATTCCCATAAAGGTCCGGTGGTATTTCGTCACCGTGAGCACATGCAGCGTCTGCTGGATTCCGCAAAAATTTATCGATTCCCGGTAAAACAGGATATTGAGGCATTGATGGAAGCTTGTCGCGAAGTTTTGCGTACCAACAAACTGAGCAGTGCGTATATCCGTCCTTTAGTGTTCGTCGGTGATGTTGGGTTGGGAGTTAATCCGCCGGATGGTTACTGCACTGATGTCATCATTGCCGCTTTCCCCTGGGGAGCCTATCTGGGGCCTGAAGCACTGGAACAGGGAATTAACGCCATGGTTTCTTCCTGGAACCGTGTCGCACCGAACACGTTACCCACCGCAGCAAAAGCAGGTGGTAACTATCTGTCATCGCTGCTGGTAGGCAGTGAAGCACGCCGTCATGGTTATCAGGAAGGGATTGCGCTGGATACACAAGGTTATATCTCTGAAGGCGCGGGAGAGAATCTCTTTGAAGTCAAAGATGGTATTCTGTTTACTCCTCCGTTCACTTCTTCTGCGTTGCCGGGTATTACACGTGATGCCATCATTAAGCTGGCACAGGATTTAGGCATTGAGGTTCGTGAGCAGGTATTATCCCGCGAGTCACTTTACCTGGCGGATGAAGTCTTTATGTCCGGGACAGCAGCAGAAATTACACCAGTGCGTAGTGTCGATGGTATCCAGGTGGGTGAAGGTAAGCGCGGCCCGATAACGGCAAAAATTCAATCTGCTTTCTTTGGCCTTTTCACTGGCGAAACAGAAGACAAATGGGGCTGGCTGGATCCAGTGAATCCCTGA
- the comM gene encoding Competence protein ComM (ID:JIFNMEKO_02896;~source:Prodigal:2.6) — protein sequence MLSVIFTRAAIGMEAPAVSVEVHLSRGLPALTLVGLPEKAVKEARERVRSAIINCGFTFPVKRTKVNLAPADLPKEGGRYDLAIAIAILAASEQIPVQSLSQYEFLGEITLSGALRGVRGVIPAINAANATGRQLILPAENSHEAGLLAESGTLISHHLQEVCAFLHRQNSLHPPAKRSRMTPPESDDLEDIIGQEQAKRALEITAAGGHNLLLMGPPGTGKTMLATRLIALLPPLTEAEAIENAAISSLSTSCSIPEIWHQRPFRTPHHSASRNALVGGGTLPKPGEISLAHNGVLFLDELPEFERKTPDALREPLESGEIYLARSQARIRYPARFQLIAAMNPSPMGHYDGQHSRASPRQVLRYLSRLSGPFLDRFDLSLEVPLLPPGTLSQTAREGEKSEVVRQRVILARQKQLARAGIINTSMTAKMIKKYCPLSQEDACWLEDTLNRLGLSVRAWHRLLKSPGLLLIWIMKNR from the coding sequence ATGTTATCTGTTATTTTTACCCGCGCAGCAATCGGCATGGAGGCACCTGCTGTATCAGTTGAGGTCCATCTTAGCCGCGGATTACCCGCGCTGACCCTGGTCGGACTTCCCGAAAAAGCAGTGAAAGAAGCACGGGAACGTGTGCGCAGTGCGATTATCAATTGTGGATTCACTTTTCCGGTAAAAAGAACGAAGGTGAATCTGGCCCCGGCTGACTTACCCAAGGAAGGTGGACGTTATGATCTGGCCATCGCCATTGCGATTCTCGCTGCCTCAGAGCAAATTCCTGTGCAATCTCTAAGTCAGTATGAATTTCTTGGCGAAATAACGCTTAGCGGGGCTTTACGTGGTGTCAGAGGTGTCATTCCGGCTATCAATGCAGCCAATGCTACCGGAAGGCAGTTGATTCTGCCGGCAGAGAACTCACATGAAGCCGGATTACTCGCGGAAAGCGGCACCCTAATCAGCCACCACTTACAGGAAGTATGCGCCTTTCTTCACCGACAAAATTCACTTCATCCACCGGCAAAAAGATCAAGAATGACGCCCCCTGAGTCCGATGATTTAGAGGATATTATCGGGCAGGAACAGGCTAAGCGCGCCCTCGAGATTACAGCAGCAGGAGGACACAATCTGTTGCTAATGGGCCCTCCTGGTACAGGAAAAACCATGCTGGCAACACGGCTTATCGCTCTTTTACCCCCGCTGACAGAGGCAGAAGCGATAGAAAATGCCGCCATTTCATCCCTCAGCACATCCTGTAGCATCCCGGAAATATGGCATCAACGCCCTTTTCGTACCCCGCATCACAGTGCATCGAGAAATGCGCTGGTCGGCGGCGGCACTCTGCCGAAGCCAGGGGAAATATCATTAGCGCATAATGGTGTACTGTTTCTTGACGAATTACCTGAGTTCGAACGTAAAACGCCTGATGCTCTGCGAGAACCTCTGGAATCAGGCGAAATTTATCTTGCACGTTCACAGGCCAGAATTCGTTATCCAGCACGATTTCAACTCATTGCAGCGATGAATCCCAGTCCAATGGGACATTACGATGGTCAGCATAGTCGTGCTTCACCCCGCCAGGTTCTACGTTACCTCAGCAGATTATCTGGCCCCTTTCTTGACCGTTTTGATCTTTCACTGGAAGTCCCTCTGCTACCGCCTGGCACCCTGAGTCAGACAGCAAGAGAAGGTGAAAAAAGTGAGGTGGTACGCCAGCGCGTCATCCTTGCCCGTCAGAAACAACTGGCGCGGGCAGGTATCATTAATACCAGTATGACGGCGAAGATGATAAAAAAATATTGTCCATTATCTCAGGAGGACGCCTGCTGGCTGGAGGATACCCTCAATCGTCTTGGGCTTTCTGTCAGGGCCTGGCATCGCTTACTAAAGTCTCCCGGACTATTGCTGATTTGGATAATGAAAAATCGATAA
- the ilvM gene encoding Acetolactate synthase isozyme 2 small subunit (ID:JIFNMEKO_02893;~source:Prodigal:2.6) codes for MIQHQLSVEAKAQPEILERLFRVVRHRGFQVMTMNMVSEKESGTITLDMTVSSQRCIDLLLTQLGKLPDVSAVHLRQNTTQQICA; via the coding sequence ATGATACAGCATCAATTGTCTGTTGAAGCGAAGGCACAGCCGGAAATACTGGAACGCTTGTTTCGTGTGGTGCGTCATCGCGGTTTTCAGGTCATGACCATGAATATGGTTAGTGAAAAGGAATCAGGTACCATCACGCTTGATATGACGGTGAGTAGTCAGCGCTGTATTGATTTATTGTTAACTCAACTTGGCAAGCTGCCCGATGTGTCAGCGGTACATCTCCGGCAAAACACAACACAACAAATCTGTGCTTAG
- the ilvD gene encoding Dihydroxy-acid dehydratase (ID:JIFNMEKO_02891;~source:Prodigal:2.6), with protein MPKYRSATTTHGRNMAGARALWRATGMTDDDFGKPIIAVVNSFTQFVPGHVHLRDLGKLVAEQIEASGGVAKEFNTIAVDDGIAMGHGGMLYSLPSRELIADSVEYMVIAHCADAMVCISNCDKITPGMLMASLRLNIPVIFVSGGPMEAGKTKLSDQLIKLDLVDAMIQGANPNVSDAESEQIERSACPTCGSCSGMFTANSMNCLTEALGLSQPGNGSLLATHADRKTLFLNAGKRIVGLAKRYYEQDDVSVLPRSIANKAAFENAMTLDIAMGGSTNTVLHLLAAAQEGEVDFNIADIDRLSRRVPHLCKVAPSTQKYHMEDVHRAGGVLGILGELDRAGLLDNSTRNVLGQSLKETLADYDIMQTSDEAVKMMFRAGPAGIRTTEAFSQDCRWDTLDDDRQNGCIRAREFAFSQDGGLAVLSGNMAEDGCIVKTAGVDEGSLIFRGPAKVYESQDDAVSAILGGKVVAGDVVVIRYEGPKGGPGMQEMLYPTTYLKSMGLGKSCALITDGRFSGGTSGLSIGHVSPEAANGGTIALINDGDMIDINIPQRGIVLDVSDEELQQRRQQQLARGEAAYTPVDRQREVSFALRAYALLATSADKGAVRDKTKLGG; from the coding sequence ATGCCTAAGTACCGTTCTGCGACCACAACACATGGCCGTAATATGGCTGGCGCCCGCGCATTGTGGCGCGCCACCGGGATGACGGATGATGATTTCGGTAAACCAATCATCGCTGTGGTCAATTCGTTTACACAATTTGTACCGGGTCACGTTCATCTGCGTGACCTGGGTAAGCTGGTGGCTGAACAAATCGAAGCCTCCGGTGGTGTGGCGAAAGAGTTTAATACCATTGCGGTAGATGATGGGATCGCGATGGGACACGGCGGCATGCTTTACTCTTTGCCTTCGCGCGAACTGATCGCAGATTCTGTAGAATATATGGTGATTGCACACTGTGCCGATGCGATGGTGTGTATTTCTAACTGCGATAAAATTACTCCCGGAATGCTGATGGCATCATTGCGGCTGAATATTCCGGTAATTTTTGTTTCTGGTGGTCCGATGGAAGCGGGTAAAACCAAGCTTTCTGATCAACTGATTAAACTGGATCTGGTGGATGCCATGATTCAGGGCGCTAACCCTAATGTCAGCGATGCGGAAAGCGAGCAAATCGAGCGTTCCGCATGCCCAACGTGTGGATCATGCTCAGGCATGTTTACCGCTAACTCAATGAACTGTCTTACTGAAGCGCTTGGGTTATCTCAACCTGGCAATGGTTCGTTGCTAGCCACGCATGCAGATCGTAAAACGCTTTTCCTCAATGCGGGTAAACGTATTGTAGGGCTGGCGAAACGTTACTATGAACAGGATGACGTTAGTGTACTGCCGCGCAGTATTGCGAACAAAGCGGCATTTGAGAATGCCATGACGCTGGATATCGCGATGGGTGGTTCAACCAATACCGTTCTTCATCTGCTGGCCGCAGCACAGGAAGGCGAAGTCGATTTCAACATTGCCGATATTGACAGACTTTCCCGCCGTGTTCCCCATCTTTGTAAAGTGGCACCAAGCACCCAGAAATACCATATGGAAGATGTGCACCGTGCCGGAGGCGTGCTGGGGATTTTAGGTGAATTGGATCGTGCAGGTCTGCTTGATAACAGTACCCGTAATGTCCTTGGTCAAAGTCTGAAAGAGACACTGGCAGACTATGACATCATGCAAACCAGTGATGAGGCCGTGAAAATGATGTTCCGCGCGGGCCCTGCCGGTATTCGCACCACGGAGGCTTTTTCTCAGGATTGTCGCTGGGACACGCTCGATGATGACCGTCAGAATGGGTGCATTCGTGCGCGTGAGTTTGCATTCAGCCAGGATGGTGGGCTTGCCGTATTATCTGGCAACATGGCTGAGGACGGATGTATTGTAAAAACCGCTGGTGTAGACGAAGGCAGCCTGATATTCCGTGGCCCGGCTAAAGTTTACGAAAGTCAGGATGATGCGGTGAGCGCTATTCTGGGTGGTAAAGTTGTTGCTGGTGATGTGGTGGTAATTCGGTATGAAGGTCCCAAGGGTGGGCCAGGTATGCAGGAGATGCTCTACCCTACCACTTACCTTAAATCGATGGGATTAGGGAAAAGTTGTGCTCTGATCACTGACGGGCGTTTTTCCGGCGGGACATCAGGTTTATCCATTGGACACGTCTCTCCTGAAGCGGCTAACGGCGGTACTATTGCGCTGATTAATGATGGCGACATGATCGACATTAATATCCCTCAGCGTGGCATTGTGCTGGATGTTTCTGATGAAGAGCTACAGCAACGCCGTCAGCAACAGCTGGCGCGTGGTGAGGCTGCTTATACGCCAGTTGACCGTCAGCGTGAGGTGTCGTTTGCTCTGCGTGCTTATGCTTTACTGGCAACCAGCGCAGACAAAGGGGCTGTACGGGATAAAACTAAGCTGGGGGGCTAA
- a CDS encoding hypothetical protein (ID:JIFNMEKO_02895;~source:Prodigal:2.6) — MTLSIHLSEKLTKELSQFFAAFQLISLFNFSPSGILLRCHTSKTAPLIAYLQHQFLRNTP; from the coding sequence ATGACTCTCTCAATTCATTTGTCTGAAAAACTGACTAAAGAGTTATCACAATTCTTCGCGGCTTTTCAACTAATTTCGCTTTTTAATTTTTCACCTTCTGGCATTTTGCTGCGCTGTCATACCTCAAAAACAGCCCCTTTGATCGCGTATTTACAGCATCAGTTTCTGCGTAACACCCCATGA
- the gltR_2 gene encoding HTH-type transcriptional regulator GltR (ID:JIFNMEKO_02898;~source:Prodigal:2.6): MDSDLLKTFLQVSRTRHFGRAAEALYLTQSAVSFRIRQLENQLGTALFIRHRNNIQLTPAGERLIPYAEKLMNTWLQVRQEIAGAQQQRVFSVGASPLIWEGFLSPWLHRLLQHPKCPTIGTKITPRQLSVHQLHERHLDLLITTTPPKMDELCSQAIGEITMTLFSLHSPQKDEKFHYIKLDWDEDNLFDTLPYIDSIHHPVLITPSVKLARQSMQSLSACTYLPIEWQYEDQKLKAVADAPVMNHTLFAVWWKKNLQHALIQQLIDETHY; encoded by the coding sequence GTGGACAGTGATTTACTCAAAACATTTTTACAAGTCAGTCGTACCAGACATTTTGGTCGCGCTGCGGAAGCACTTTATCTGACACAGTCAGCTGTCAGTTTCAGGATACGGCAACTGGAAAATCAGCTTGGTACTGCGCTTTTTATACGTCATCGAAATAACATTCAGCTGACCCCCGCAGGTGAGCGACTTATTCCTTATGCCGAAAAATTGATGAATACCTGGCTTCAGGTCAGACAAGAGATCGCAGGCGCGCAACAACAGCGTGTATTCTCTGTAGGCGCAAGCCCGCTGATTTGGGAAGGTTTTCTCAGCCCCTGGTTACACAGACTACTTCAGCATCCGAAATGCCCCACTATTGGCACTAAAATTACACCGAGGCAGCTCTCTGTTCACCAGCTGCACGAACGCCATCTCGACCTGCTTATCACTACTACACCACCTAAAATGGATGAACTGTGCAGTCAGGCTATAGGCGAGATAACCATGACACTTTTCTCTCTCCATTCGCCACAAAAGGATGAAAAATTTCATTACATAAAACTGGATTGGGACGAAGATAATCTCTTCGATACTCTGCCCTACATTGATTCAATCCATCATCCTGTGCTCATCACCCCCTCAGTGAAACTGGCACGTCAGTCAATGCAATCTCTTTCTGCTTGTACCTATCTCCCTATAGAATGGCAATACGAAGATCAAAAACTGAAGGCTGTTGCTGATGCCCCTGTGATGAACCACACTCTCTTTGCTGTCTGGTGGAAAAAAAACCTACAACATGCATTGATTCAGCAACTCATCGATGAAACCCACTACTAA
- a CDS encoding hypothetical protein (ID:JIFNMEKO_02897;~UPF0438 protein YifE;~source:Prodigal:2.6) produces the protein MAESFVTTNRFFDNKHYPRGFSRHGDFTIKEAQLLERFGYAFNELDLEKRQPVTDEERQFVEVCRGVREPQTETERVWSNYMSRIKRPKRFHTLSGGKPQMESVEDYTDSDD, from the coding sequence ATGGCGGAAAGTTTCGTAACCACTAATCGTTTTTTTGATAACAAACACTACCCGCGCGGGTTCTCTCGGCATGGTGATTTTACAATTAAAGAGGCGCAATTGCTGGAGCGATTCGGTTATGCGTTTAATGAACTTGACCTGGAAAAACGTCAGCCAGTAACGGATGAAGAGCGTCAGTTTGTTGAAGTGTGTCGTGGTGTTCGTGAACCACAGACCGAAACAGAGCGTGTCTGGTCCAATTATATGTCGCGAATTAAACGACCAAAACGTTTTCATACCCTTTCAGGTGGTAAGCCACAAATGGAAAGCGTTGAAGATTATACTGACAGTGATGATTAA
- the ilvG gene encoding Acetolactate synthase isozyme 2 large subunit (ID:JIFNMEKO_02894;~source:Prodigal:2.6), translating into MTGAQWVVQALRHQGIESVFGYPGGAIMPIYDALYDGGVEHILCRHEQGAAMAAIGYARATGKVGVCLATSGPGATNLITGLADALMDSVPLVAITGQVASGLIGTDAFQEIDVLGLSLACTKHSFLVSSLESLPEVLAEAFSIAASGRPGPVLIDIPKDIQLASGNLNTPLSATPLMAVADERAVQQAQEMLAAAKKPVLYVGGGAGLAKAIPALRDFIRETTIPSVATLKGLGAPEPEDPCYLGMLGMHGTKAANYAVQECDLLIAVGARFDDRVTGKLDSFAPHAQVIHLDIDAAEFSKLRRANVALCGDINVLLPCLSRRLSLHSWRQHVQTLKQTHQWPYDHPGDAIYAPLLLKQLSQSMPANTVITTDVGQHQMWVAQHMQFSHPENFITSSGLGTMGFGLPAAIGAQVARPEDTVICISGDGSFMMNVQELGTIKRKQLPVKIILLDNQRLGMVRQWQQLFFSERYSETTLTDNPDFLTLASAFDIPGARITTKEQVSGALDALLSSTGPYLLHVSIDEYENVWPLVPPGASNENMMESTS; encoded by the coding sequence ATGACAGGCGCGCAGTGGGTAGTGCAGGCATTACGGCATCAGGGCATTGAGAGTGTGTTCGGTTACCCTGGTGGGGCAATCATGCCGATTTATGATGCTCTGTATGACGGTGGTGTTGAACATATATTATGTCGTCATGAACAAGGTGCAGCGATGGCTGCAATCGGATATGCGCGAGCAACAGGAAAGGTTGGTGTCTGTCTGGCGACTTCTGGTCCTGGTGCTACTAATTTGATTACTGGATTAGCGGATGCATTGATGGATTCCGTTCCCCTGGTGGCGATTACCGGACAGGTTGCTTCCGGTCTGATTGGGACTGATGCTTTTCAGGAAATCGATGTCCTTGGTTTGTCTCTTGCCTGTACAAAACACAGTTTTTTGGTTTCATCACTAGAATCGCTTCCGGAGGTGCTGGCAGAGGCTTTCTCTATTGCTGCATCAGGCCGTCCCGGCCCGGTGTTGATTGATATCCCGAAAGACATTCAGTTGGCCAGTGGTAACCTGAATACACCTTTATCTGCAACGCCACTGATGGCTGTAGCTGATGAGCGCGCGGTGCAACAGGCGCAGGAAATGCTCGCTGCTGCAAAAAAACCCGTACTGTATGTAGGTGGTGGTGCTGGTCTGGCGAAGGCAATTCCAGCTTTACGCGACTTTATTCGTGAAACAACGATACCGTCTGTTGCGACCCTGAAAGGGTTAGGGGCACCAGAACCAGAGGATCCTTGTTATTTAGGGATGCTGGGGATGCACGGTACTAAAGCGGCTAATTACGCAGTTCAGGAGTGTGATTTACTGATTGCGGTAGGGGCGCGTTTTGATGATCGCGTAACCGGTAAACTGGACTCTTTTGCTCCCCATGCGCAGGTTATTCATCTTGATATTGATGCGGCTGAGTTCAGTAAATTGCGTCGGGCGAACGTGGCGTTATGCGGTGACATCAACGTACTCTTGCCTTGTCTGAGTCGCCGGTTATCTCTTCATTCGTGGCGACAGCATGTACAAACTCTGAAGCAGACGCATCAGTGGCCTTACGATCATCCAGGTGATGCCATCTATGCCCCTCTATTGCTGAAGCAGCTTTCTCAGTCGATGCCTGCAAACACCGTGATTACTACCGATGTTGGTCAGCATCAGATGTGGGTAGCCCAGCATATGCAGTTCTCTCATCCTGAAAATTTTATTACGTCAAGCGGTCTTGGCACGATGGGTTTCGGATTGCCGGCAGCGATAGGAGCACAGGTTGCCAGACCAGAAGATACGGTGATCTGTATCTCCGGTGATGGTTCCTTCATGATGAATGTACAGGAACTGGGAACGATTAAGCGTAAGCAACTACCCGTAAAGATTATTCTGTTAGATAATCAGCGTCTGGGCATGGTGCGTCAGTGGCAACAACTTTTCTTTTCAGAGCGTTATAGTGAAACAACGTTGACAGATAACCCTGACTTTCTGACGCTGGCCAGTGCATTTGATATCCCTGGCGCCCGGATTACAACGAAAGAGCAAGTCAGCGGCGCGTTGGACGCGCTACTATCCTCTACCGGACCTTACCTGCTTCATGTCTCAATCGATGAATATGAAAACGTCTGGCCATTGGTTCCACCAGGAGCCAGTAATGAAAACATGATGGAGAGCACCTCATGA